A window of Candidatus Nitrospira allomarina genomic DNA:
ACACGAGATGTTAAAACCGACTCAATTGTTCCACGGCCCTTCACCGCCTACTCTGAATGATCATCCCGCCACATCCTTGGGCAAAGATGAGAGAATTATAAGGGACCGGGTAGGCCGGATCGTCCAGCATCCGGTGGAGCGGAACCCGGATCCTCCTGAGTGCCATTTAATAAATCATACGGCAGGGTCAACGTATTTTTTAAGATATCAAACGCCAATTGTGCTAAACCGGTCAGCCCGGTTTTCACGGACTCCATGGGCAGATACTTGACCTCCGGATCACCCAATGGTCCGTTAATCGAAAACAACGCCGTGGCGAGGCCTTTCCGATCTCCGGAAAAAATTCGTCCAAAGAGAGGGATATCTTTCAAAATATCGGAATAGGACCCAAAAGGACTAACGGCGGAAATCACTTCAAGCCGGTCCCGTTTCCAGTCATACATGCCTGCGGCAGAGACTTTCATGATGGGACTTTGGATCAACAAATCTTTCGAGGAAAATACCCCGTCTTCCACGGTGAGCTTGCTGCTCACGGTCGTAAACGGAAAGCCGGTCTCTTCAAGATCAACTTTTCCCCGAAGGACCTGGGGTAAATTCAAGAGCGCGAGTATGCGCGGAAAGATCGTCCCTTTGCGGATATAGCCCTCGCCGAGCGAAATTTTGACACTCCCGTTGAGAGTGGGAATGATTCCCCGGTCATCCCGGCCATGGCCCTGGAGCATGCCCCGTACCGACATGCTGCCGGTAATCAACCGGCGCTCCTCGCCAAACAGACTCAAGACATGCTCGAAAGGCAAGTCCTTTGCCTGAAACGACGCACGCATGGCAGCCGGCCGCCCTTCCGGGAGATGGACAAAAAACCGTCCCCCGACAGTGCCGTGTTCCGCCACCATCGATTGAACTTTATCCACCGAGACAAGTTTGTCATGAATCTTTAACACGGCCGATAATTTTTTTCCGGAAAGCGTCTTATAGCTCGGACGTTCGATATGTACCGAACCCTCCAGTGATCCATGCGCCGCTAACCACTCGATTCCATCCCGGATAGCCGAACGTCCCTCTTTAGGAATCAGCAAATCAATATCGAATTGCGGCGAGTCAAACATGACACTGGCAACCGGTGTGGTCTTCCAGTTTTTCATAAAACCGGTGATGACGGCTTCACTATTCTTCAGGCGAAACTCCATGCGTTTCAAATCAAGCTGATCCTCATCCACTTTCAATCGAATAAAGAGATTCGAAATGGGATCGCTAACCCCGCGAAGCGCCACCACGCCTTCGGTCAACGCCACCCAACCTTTGGTATTCCACCGGGTCCAATCGGTGCCGCGTCCGCTGCCTTTCAATTGCACTTCGAGAATGCCCGACTGGACGAGATCTCCCAAGACACGAATACCCTCCGGCAGCACGCCTAAATACACCGGACCGGAATCCACCCGCGCCTCCCATGTAACCTCCGAGCGATACCGGATGGTCCCCTGTCCGCGAAGACGAAGCGGGAGCATAACCAGTTCCACGCGTTCAAAATGAACACGGTTTCCGGGATGAAACTGTCCATCAAACTCAAGGCGTCCATCCTGACCGGCCTGCTTCTGTAAAAGAGAGGGCACATCCATGAAGGCCCCTCGCCCATCAATCCATCCTTTTAGTTTGGGATGACGGGTCGGCCCCGTGAGAGTGACCGAGGCATGAAGCGGACCGGTGATCTGCATCCCTGGTGATACCGCCCGTTTCCCGGAAACGGGGAAGAGGTCCTCGCCGGCAAACCCGCCCTGAATGGTGAGCGGCTCAAAGCGAGAAGCCCCTTTGTAGGTGATGGTCCCATTCAACGCCAGCGGATAGGCGCCCACGTTTCCTTGTAGACCTTCTAACACCGTACTCTCGCGGGAAAAGGTAATGGTACCGTGGCCTTGCGTAAAAGGCTGAGGCAGCCCGGGAATCTGTATCACCAATCCTTCAGGTTTAAACTCGCCATACTGAAATTTCAACCCAGACGATTCCAACAGATTCCCTGCAAACCGGAGACGCAGCAGCCCACTGCCATCCGAGACCTTCCAGGCATTCAACAGCCCAAAGTCGGATGGCGCTCCCAACTGCGTCACCACCCGGAGAACCTTCTCCGCGGGCACAGGACCTTGCAGGCCCACATCCCCCCACGGGCCTGACTCTTTTAACAGGAAGACGCCCTCCGTCACCTCAACGGGAATACCATCATAGATGCCCTGCACCCCGGACAATTGCATGCGATCCGGTTCCACCACCACGGTCCCCTGGATATGATCGGTGGTGGGCCATTCGGGAATACGAACGTACCCGTCGGCTAAATGAAACGTGCCGGTGACCGAGGTCTGCACATCCTCACGCGTGGACCCGGTCACACGAGCCTCGGCAATGTTCAACCCCCCTCCCCATTCGCCTTTCTCCCACACCGGGAGGAGGTCATCCGGAATCCACGTCTTGGGCAGATGTTGTCGAATCATGGCGAGGTCAACATTCGAGGAACGCATGGAAAACCCCATCATTTGATGTCCGTCTTCCAACATTTCCGTATTGGCCGAACCATCCAGATCAATAAAAGAACTGGATACGTTGATATGCGAGAGAGAGAGTCGGGAAGTTTTCGCATTCTGAACCCAGGTCACCTGCGATTTGACCGACAGCGTGCCGGGCACTGCCATAAGCGATTGGCCATTGGGCAGATATTCTCCCAGTTGATTGATCTCCAGATGATCGGCCTTTACCTTGCCGGAAAATTTGATCTGCTCGAAACCAACCGGCTCGCTGGCAATGGAAAGCACCGGCGACGCCCAACGGGCTTCGAGTTCTCCCTTGATGCGAAACGGCGCCAGCTCCTGCGTCTGCCGGATTTTTCCAGACAATTCGAAAGATGACGCCATAGAAGGCCCGTCATGAGTGGTGTCGGAGACGAAGGCCACATCTTCAATGACAAATCCCCGAACGGCTTCACGAGGTGACTCATCAATGACGATAATTTTACCGTCCGTCACCACAACCTTTCCCAGCACCAGAAATTTCGTCGCCGACACGATGGGAGAGTCGTTGCTGGCATAGCTCAAAAAGCGCCATTCCCCGTCGGCTTCACGTCGCAATTCTATCTCGGGAGACTCTACCAGGAATTCGCGCACCACAATTTTTTTCATAAGCAACTGCCCGATTCCCAGGTCCAAACTCATGGATTTCGCACGAAACACCGCATGCGACTCAGGCTGTTCCTGAACCACAATGTCCAATACCAAAAAATGCGGAGAGGGAAATAAGGCAAAGGACGTATGTCCCACGGTCACGTGCGAACCAAATGTCCGTTGAATCTGTTGCAGCGCCAAAGTCTTCAGATAATCCGGATTCAAAAACAAGGGAAGCACAATCAGGGCAATGGTCAGAACCAGCGCACCGAGTGCACCCCACCAGAACATCTGTTTGCCGGACCATCGCACTCGATTACCCTCTTCGGATCACCAGAAACCTAAACCGTTGTGTGGATGATGTCAGGGATAGGAACCATGAAAACCTGTCCTGCATCATACCGAAATCCGTGGGAAATGTAAGAATGATGCCGATGCGCCGGGGACAGAGCCCCTTGCGGGGCGGTCCGTCATTGGTCACACGTCCCATGTGGAGAACGCCATCGATTTCTTGACACCTCCCCAGGCCTGGGATATCCTGCCCCACTGTTCAACACTCCATAATCCTTACGCTTTTCGTTTATGAGGATTGTACCATTCTAGCCGTCGTGTCCCGGCCCCCATTGAAGTCCACCTACACCGTTCTTACCCGTACGCAAGTGGCCTCACTGCTGAAATGGTACGACCAGCCGCATCCCGACAGGCCCAATCGCACGATTCCCGGATATGACAAGGCCCATGCGTTGCGCACGGCACGCCTCTGTGTGGCCGTTGCCGCAGCTCTGGGCCATCCACTCTCCCGCCTTCGTCAATTTGAAGCCGCCTGTTTGCTGCATGATATGGGTCGGGCCGGACTTGATCCCGTCTTGTTCGGCCGGATCTGGTCGTGGGCGAAGGAACACAAAATCCCGACCAGGCCACGGGAATGGCGGGCCCGCTATCCCCAAACCCCCTATGGCCGTGAATCTCACGCCTTCATCGCACAATATGGAGCCGCCTTACAAGCTCGTGGCCTGCCACTGACCCCTACGGTCAAGGATCACATCGATATGCGATTAGGCTTTGCCCGGCGCCTCCACACCTACCTCCGTCCCGTAAAAACCGCAATCGTTACCATAGACATCCCCTGGTCGCCCTGGATGGAACGCATCATGTTGTACTATTACTATCCGGAAAAACTCGACCGCGCGGCCGCCTGGACGCACCAACTCGCGGAAATCCTCGTCGCCTGCGAGCAACTGGAAGCCTATAGCAATCACCGGCGAGGCAAAGATTATTACGCGCGGGCAGAAGAAAGCTTTTCCGCCGCCTTCGCCTATCTCCGTCAACTCACCGCTCAGCGAATCGTCAGTCACCAGGTTATGGATGTCATCTGCCGCCTCACCAGGGAAGGCCGTTTTACCACAATTTTACGGCAGGCCCGAGGGGGCATTCTATCAGCCGCCGATCAACAATTTTTACAAACCGTCTCGTGCTGAGGAGACCCATGGCCGTCATCACCCACTACCTCAACATTTCCATGACCGGCCATTCGACCATCGAAAACCTCACAAAGCCGATTCACGACCTGCTCGCCGAATCGGGCCTACAGAGTGGAATGCTGACGCTCTTTGTGCAACATACGACGGCCTCGGTCATGATCATCGAAGATGAGCCGGGAATTCGTGCCGATACCAAAACCTTTTGGGACCGCACGATACCTGCCGATCCACTGTTAGAACATAATACGCGGAACGCCGGCGAAGATAACGGCCACTCCCATCTTCGCGGTCAGTTACAGGGACCTTCACTCACAATTCCGTTCGTCAATGGCTCCTTAACCCTTGGCACCTGGCAACAACTCGTCCTCATCGATTTTGATACCAGACCACGAACCCGAAACCTGGTTGTCCAGCTCCTGGGAGAATAGGCCCAGGAAAAAATTTCGTATGCTGTTGCACCATACACCACAGACTTTCCCTTCAGACCGGGCCAAAGTCCGCGTTCGACCACACCGACGGTTTGGAAAATGGCAGAAGCCTTTTCTTCTCGTCGCGTTCGTCACGGGATTTCTGCCGAATATCGCCATAGGAGAGCCATTCGTCCCCAAACAGGCGCGATCGATTTCCACCTCACCCTCGTATCTGCACCTCGTCGCCCAGAAACCTCTTGGTGCGGAAGAGCTCAATACCATCGCCGTCTTTGAAAAAGCCGCGCAGTCAGTGGTCTACATCACCAACACGGCGGTGCGTCGGGATATCTGGTCGCTTAATACCTTCGAAGTGCCGCAAGGGTCGGGATCCGGATTCATCTGGAACCGCCAAGGGCATATCGTCACCAATTACCACGTCATCTATGGCGCGGATTCCATACAAGTGGTGTTGGACGATCAATCCACAACTGACGCGCGCATCGTTGGCGTGGACCCTGATCATGATCTTGCCGTGCTCCAGATCACCGGCAAGGCCGAGTCACTTATGCCCTTGGAGATCGGCACCTCCCAGGACCTTCGCGTCGGTCAGCGCGTGTTGGCCATCGGCAATCCCTTCGGGCTGGATCACACCCTCACCACCGGTGTCGTCAGTGCGCTGGGTCGTTCAATCAAATCGGTGAACGACCGCACAATTGAGAACGCCATCCAAACCGATGCGGCCATCAACCCCGGAAATTCCGGTGGACCGCTCCTCAACAGCGCAGGAGAACTCATTGGCGTCAACACCCAGATAGTCAGTCCCAGTGGAGCCTACGCGGGCATCGGCTTTGCGGTGCCGGTCGACATTGTCAAACGTGTCGTCCCCCAACTCATTCAATATGGAAAAGTCATTCGCCCCGGTCTGGGCATCTCCCTCATCCCGGATTCCATCGCCGCCCGCTGGGGGATCAAAGGCCTGGTAATCGCCAAAGTCCTGCCGGGAAGTATGGCCGACAAAGCAGGCCTGCAAGGCTTGGAAGAAACCAAAACCGGCCGGATTCGCTTGGGTGATGTCATTACGAATATTAATGGAGAAGCGATACGCACCTATGACGACCTCGCCCGACTATTGGACCGGCATAATGTCGGAGATCGCATCAAACTCGGCATTCGCCGCAGCGGCAAAGAACAAACCCTCTCCCTCACACTCCAAGCCGTCCAATAAGCCATCGATCCAGGTCAACCTACGTCAACCGCGCAGGTGCTCATCAAGCATCCATCTTCGCATCATTCCTATCACCTTCAGATCAGCCACCCGGACCGACGCACAACTCAACAGGAGGGCAGTTGATAGGACGCCTGCCGGCTGGCCCCAGGGAGGGACGCTCTTCGCATTTAGCGGACCTTGTCTGAGCGGAGCGAGTTGGTCCGCCCCCAAGCCGAAAGCACTTGACCGATCTTCCCAGAAATATTCTTTATTTATTCCTTTCCTACTTTTCCCGACGCCTTCCGGGCAGCCCCAGAGGCGAACATCCGCACAAAATGGCGGGCCCTGTTTGAGCAGCGCGAGTTGGCCCGCCCTCCTACACTCGGTGTTTGCCTCTTGTAATATGGCTGAACGAGGCGTCAATGGGTTTGGCCACTTTGACCGAAACCAAAGTGGCTCGTCGTCCGGGGGCGAAACCCCGGAAGCTCTGAAAAGAGACGCACCAAGCCAGCGCTCCGCTCCCAGGCCGACCCCCTGGCATCCATCTATGTATGTATGTATGTATGCATGCACGACATTCGTAATCGAGCAACAATCTCTCCGCCTTATCATTCCTACGAGGTTCTAACAGGAATCTCCTTATTCCACCTGTACTTTCCCTACAAGGTTGGGTAGCATAAAAACACATCACAAAATTCTACACCTCAACTCCAAAGGAGTTCCTGTGTCGGAAATCATATTTTTGGTAGAAGATGCACCCGAAGGAGGAGTCACAGCACGGGCCTTGGGAGAATCAATTTTCACCGAAGCGGACTATATGGCCGAACTACATACGAAGGTTCGGGATGCGGTCAAATGCCACTTTGACGAAGATAAAGCCCCAAAAATCATTCGCCCTACACCACGTGCGAGAAGAAGTCATCGTGGCATGAAATTACCGCGTAACCTGCCTATTGTTTGAACAATACGCGCGTTGGCGTTGCACCGGCCGCCCAGTATTTCAGACTAGAGTTTATCCTCTTCGAGACGAGCGATACGACTTCATTATGCAAACCGATTCCCTCAACACGCTTCCATGGCCTCAAAACTTCCGGATGCGGTGATGCCTCAGCCGGTCCGCGCGAGATGGAGACCCTTGGAGGTATAATCTAAAAGAGGCCGGGAAAAGGCGTGAATAATCAATGAGGGTTCTTCTTGCTTCCCCTCAAGCATTCCCGACGATTAGTAGCGGAAAGCTATCTTAAATTTTTTGTTCAAAACCTAATGGAGATGATGCCGTGTCTGAAATAAATTCCGTGACATACCTAAAAGATTATCAGCAACCGGATTACTGGGTGACCCATGTGGACCTGACTGTGGATTTACGCGAGGGAGAGACGTTGGTCCGCGCCGTCCTACAGGTGAAAAAAAACGGGAATCATGCCAACCCGTTGGTTCTCGATGGCGAAGAACTCGAATTGCTGGAGGTCAAGCAGAACAATCTGCCTGTCGCGAAGGGAGCCAATCGGGCAGACGGCTACGTGATGAATCGAACATCCCTCTCGCTCCAGCCCACGCAGGATGCCTTTACGGTAAACACGCTGGTCAGAATTCATCCTGAACAGAACACGGCACTGGAAGGCCTGTATAAATCAGGAGGCAACTGGTGTACGCAATGCGAAGCGGAAGGGTTTCGGCGGATCACCTTTTTCCCTGACCGCCCCGATAATATGGCGACCTACAGCACCAGGATAATTGCGGATCAAATCGCCGCCCCGGTCCTGCTTTCTAACGGCAACCTCATCGATCAGGGGCAACTTGAAAATGGTCGTCATTATACGGTGTGGGAAGATCCCTTCCCCAAGCCCAGTTATTTGTTTGCCCTGGTCGCCGGGGATTTAGCCTGCCTGGATGATACCTACGTGACCGCAAGCGGTCGTCAGGTCATGTTGTGTATTTATGCGGCCCCCAAAGACCTCGATAAACTCGGGCACGCCATGGCCTCGCTGAAAAAAGCCATGAAATGGGACGAAGACGTGTATGGTCGTGAATATGATCTCGACTTGTTCAATATTGTCGCCGTGGACGATTTCAATATGGGGGCTATGGAAAACAAATCGCTGAATATCTTCAACACAAAGTATGTGTTGGCGCATCCCGATACGGCCACCGATGCGGACTATGAAGGCGTGGAAGGGGTGGTGGCGCATGAATACTTTCACAACTGGACCGGCAACCGGGTAACCTGCCGGGACTGGTTTCAGTTGTGTTTGAAAGAAGGGTTGACCGTTTTTAGAGATCAGGAATTTTCCGGGGACATGGGGTCACAAGCGGTCAATCGCATCGCCAACGTCAGAACTTTGCGCATGAGTCAATTCCCCGAAGATGCCGGGCCAATGGCGCACCCACCGAGACCGAATCAGTTTGTCACAATCAATAACTTTTACACCGCCACCGTCTACAGTAAGGGGGCTGAGCTCAATAGGATGTTGCATGCCTTATTGGGAAAAGAAGATTTCCGCAAAGCGTCGGATACATATTTCGAACGGTTCGACGGGCAAGCCGTCACCGTGGAGGACTGGGTGCGCTGCATGGAGGAGGCGTCCGGTCGGGACCTCACCCAGTTCATGCTGTGGTATACGCAAGCGGGGACGCCAAAGATCACAGCGCATTGGTCCCATGATCAGGCGACAAACAATTTCACACTCACGCTCGAGCAGCAGGTCCCCACCATCACCCATCAGTCCAACGGGCAACCCAGACACATTCCGGTGAAATTCGGGTTGGTGGGTCCTGATGGGCAGGATGTGGCTCAGGGTGTCCTTGAGCTCACTCAAGCGACGCATACCTTTACCTTTGAGAAGGTCCCACCCCATACGGTCCCTTCGCTGTTCCGGCATTTTTCGGCCCCGGTCAATCTGGAGGCTCCGTATACCGACGACCAATTGCGACATTTGATGGTCCATGACCGGGACGGATTTAATCAGTGGGAGGCAGGAAACCGGTTCCTGACCACGAATCTCATGGCACAGGTGGATCGCTATGAACATGGACAGGACATCATCGTGGGCGACGATGTCCTGGATTCGTTTCGTCGGATTCTGCAACGCGCGGACATGGACCAGGAACTCAAGAGCCTGGCCTTAAGTCTGCCCGTCTACCAGGAAATCGCGCCGCAACGAGAGGTCATTGATCCGCATGCCATCATCGCCGTTCGGAAGACCTTCTTAGAAACGCTCGGCCGTGAACTGCACGATGAATTTCTCGAGATGTACAACACCACGTATCATCCCGGCAAGCCGTACGATCGTGCAGATGCCGGTCGCCGCAGTCTACAAAATATCGCGCTCGGGTATTTATCGCATTCAGGAGATGCGGAAGTGGCCAAGCTGGCCGTCAGGCAATATAGCCAGGCCAACAATATGACGGACCGCTATGCCGCGCTGAATATCATCATCAATATGGACGAGGCGCAACCCTATCGGGATGGCGTGGCCCAACATTTCTACTATCAATTCGAACATGATGCGTTAGTCGTGGATAAATGGGTCGGAGCCTTCGCAAGATCCCAGGCGGATGATGTGTTACAAATCGTGAAATCCCTCACACAACATCAAGCCTTCACACATCCCACCCCGAACCGAATGCGAGCGTTATATGGAACCTTCTCACAGGCCAACCCCAAAGGCTTTCATGCAAAAGACGGATCAGGGTATGCCTTCGTCGCGGACTTTCTCATGGGACTGGATGCCAAAAACCCCCAAGTGGCCTCACGAATGATCGGGGCATTCGAAAAATTCAGGCAGCACCGAAAGGATCTACAAACCCACATGGAAGCACAACTTCGTCGCATAGCATCCATGGAAAGTCTGTCAACCGATCTCAGTGAAAAGCTGGAGCGGTATTTGGGGAAGGAAACCTATAGCCGGCTCAGAGCTGGAAAAGGGGATGCGCACACACCAACGCCGTCACAAACATAAAAGCCGTGTTGAGAACAGACAGAGCTCAAAGGTGACCGACCAAGCCCGCACTGTCACCTCGCCCATCGAAACGCAAGGGCTAAAAAGGTCCCACATTCCCACCACCTGCCAGTCAGCCAATCGGGCCGACGCGCTAATAAACAAGGGGGCTCGTTAATTCGACGCCTGCCGGCTGGCCCCAGGAGGGACGCTCTTATCCGTTGCGGACCTTGTCTGAGCCCGGCGAGTTGGTCCGCTCTTCAAAAAGTTTGTGGCCCTCCCCTCCAATGCGGCCAGACGGGGCGTCAATGGTTTTGGGTCCTTTTGCCGAAACAAAAGGACCTTGTCGTCCGGGGACGAAACCCCGGCATCTAAAAACATTCCAATTCTTTCCGACATTATTAATCAGACTTCCAACGCCCCAGCTGCAAGTTGGTCCACCATCCGTGAATTTGCCTCGGTAGGCTTTATTTTGATCCGACGCCTGTCGGCTGACTCATAGGAGGGTCGCTCTTCGCATTTAGCGGGCCTTGCCTGAGCCCCGCTTCACTTTTCCCATCTAATCCTCCCTGACCTGGTGGCATGGCCGAGCAGTCCAACAGGTCCGGGGAAAAAGGCGGGCAG
This region includes:
- a CDS encoding YhdP family protein, encoding MRWSGKQMFWWGALGALVLTIALIVLPLFLNPDYLKTLALQQIQRTFGSHVTVGHTSFALFPSPHFLVLDIVVQEQPESHAVFRAKSMSLDLGIGQLLMKKIVVREFLVESPEIELRREADGEWRFLSYASNDSPIVSATKFLVLGKVVVTDGKIIVIDESPREAVRGFVIEDVAFVSDTTHDGPSMASSFELSGKIRQTQELAPFRIKGELEARWASPVLSIASEPVGFEQIKFSGKVKADHLEINQLGEYLPNGQSLMAVPGTLSVKSQVTWVQNAKTSRLSLSHINVSSSFIDLDGSANTEMLEDGHQMMGFSMRSSNVDLAMIRQHLPKTWIPDDLLPVWEKGEWGGGLNIAEARVTGSTREDVQTSVTGTFHLADGYVRIPEWPTTDHIQGTVVVEPDRMQLSGVQGIYDGIPVEVTEGVFLLKESGPWGDVGLQGPVPAEKVLRVVTQLGAPSDFGLLNAWKVSDGSGLLRLRFAGNLLESSGLKFQYGEFKPEGLVIQIPGLPQPFTQGHGTITFSRESTVLEGLQGNVGAYPLALNGTITYKGASRFEPLTIQGGFAGEDLFPVSGKRAVSPGMQITGPLHASVTLTGPTRHPKLKGWIDGRGAFMDVPSLLQKQAGQDGRLEFDGQFHPGNRVHFERVELVMLPLRLRGQGTIRYRSEVTWEARVDSGPVYLGVLPEGIRVLGDLVQSGILEVQLKGSGRGTDWTRWNTKGWVALTEGVVALRGVSDPISNLFIRLKVDEDQLDLKRMEFRLKNSEAVITGFMKNWKTTPVASVMFDSPQFDIDLLIPKEGRSAIRDGIEWLAAHGSLEGSVHIERPSYKTLSGKKLSAVLKIHDKLVSVDKVQSMVAEHGTVGGRFFVHLPEGRPAAMRASFQAKDLPFEHVLSLFGEERRLITGSMSVRGMLQGHGRDDRGIIPTLNGSVKISLGEGYIRKGTIFPRILALLNLPQVLRGKVDLEETGFPFTTVSSKLTVEDGVFSSKDLLIQSPIMKVSAAGMYDWKRDRLEVISAVSPFGSYSDILKDIPLFGRIFSGDRKGLATALFSINGPLGDPEVKYLPMESVKTGLTGLAQLAFDILKNTLTLPYDLLNGTQEDPGSAPPDAGRSGLPGPL
- a CDS encoding HD domain-containing protein — its product is MSRPPLKSTYTVLTRTQVASLLKWYDQPHPDRPNRTIPGYDKAHALRTARLCVAVAAALGHPLSRLRQFEAACLLHDMGRAGLDPVLFGRIWSWAKEHKIPTRPREWRARYPQTPYGRESHAFIAQYGAALQARGLPLTPTVKDHIDMRLGFARRLHTYLRPVKTAIVTIDIPWSPWMERIMLYYYYPEKLDRAAAWTHQLAEILVACEQLEAYSNHRRGKDYYARAEESFSAAFAYLRQLTAQRIVSHQVMDVICRLTREGRFTTILRQARGGILSAADQQFLQTVSC
- a CDS encoding secondary thiamine-phosphate synthase enzyme YjbQ, translating into MAVITHYLNISMTGHSTIENLTKPIHDLLAESGLQSGMLTLFVQHTTASVMIIEDEPGIRADTKTFWDRTIPADPLLEHNTRNAGEDNGHSHLRGQLQGPSLTIPFVNGSLTLGTWQQLVLIDFDTRPRTRNLVVQLLGE
- a CDS encoding S1C family serine protease translates to MLLHHTPQTFPSDRAKVRVRPHRRFGKWQKPFLLVAFVTGFLPNIAIGEPFVPKQARSISTSPSYLHLVAQKPLGAEELNTIAVFEKAAQSVVYITNTAVRRDIWSLNTFEVPQGSGSGFIWNRQGHIVTNYHVIYGADSIQVVLDDQSTTDARIVGVDPDHDLAVLQITGKAESLMPLEIGTSQDLRVGQRVLAIGNPFGLDHTLTTGVVSALGRSIKSVNDRTIENAIQTDAAINPGNSGGPLLNSAGELIGVNTQIVSPSGAYAGIGFAVPVDIVKRVVPQLIQYGKVIRPGLGISLIPDSIAARWGIKGLVIAKVLPGSMADKAGLQGLEETKTGRIRLGDVITNINGEAIRTYDDLARLLDRHNVGDRIKLGIRRSGKEQTLSLTLQAVQ
- the pepN gene encoding aminopeptidase N, which encodes MSEINSVTYLKDYQQPDYWVTHVDLTVDLREGETLVRAVLQVKKNGNHANPLVLDGEELELLEVKQNNLPVAKGANRADGYVMNRTSLSLQPTQDAFTVNTLVRIHPEQNTALEGLYKSGGNWCTQCEAEGFRRITFFPDRPDNMATYSTRIIADQIAAPVLLSNGNLIDQGQLENGRHYTVWEDPFPKPSYLFALVAGDLACLDDTYVTASGRQVMLCIYAAPKDLDKLGHAMASLKKAMKWDEDVYGREYDLDLFNIVAVDDFNMGAMENKSLNIFNTKYVLAHPDTATDADYEGVEGVVAHEYFHNWTGNRVTCRDWFQLCLKEGLTVFRDQEFSGDMGSQAVNRIANVRTLRMSQFPEDAGPMAHPPRPNQFVTINNFYTATVYSKGAELNRMLHALLGKEDFRKASDTYFERFDGQAVTVEDWVRCMEEASGRDLTQFMLWYTQAGTPKITAHWSHDQATNNFTLTLEQQVPTITHQSNGQPRHIPVKFGLVGPDGQDVAQGVLELTQATHTFTFEKVPPHTVPSLFRHFSAPVNLEAPYTDDQLRHLMVHDRDGFNQWEAGNRFLTTNLMAQVDRYEHGQDIIVGDDVLDSFRRILQRADMDQELKSLALSLPVYQEIAPQREVIDPHAIIAVRKTFLETLGRELHDEFLEMYNTTYHPGKPYDRADAGRRSLQNIALGYLSHSGDAEVAKLAVRQYSQANNMTDRYAALNIIINMDEAQPYRDGVAQHFYYQFEHDALVVDKWVGAFARSQADDVLQIVKSLTQHQAFTHPTPNRMRALYGTFSQANPKGFHAKDGSGYAFVADFLMGLDAKNPQVASRMIGAFEKFRQHRKDLQTHMEAQLRRIASMESLSTDLSEKLERYLGKETYSRLRAGKGDAHTPTPSQT